The following are from one region of the Flavobacteriaceae bacterium UJ101 genome:
- a CDS encoding CRP-like cAMP-activated global transcriptional regulator (Global transcriptional regulator that complexes with cAMP and binds to specific DNA promoter sites, causing DNA- bending, to regulate transcription. cAMP improves binding to specific DNA sequences, probably by altering protein conformation. Involved in the regulation of gntP and gntK genes, which are involved in gluconate metabolism (PubMed:16385030). May form dimers which bind to the aceB promoter region in the presence of cAMP and repress the glyoxylate bypass genes (PubMed:15150232). It could be a positive regulator of rpf2 gene expression during growth on acetate as the sole carbon source, however because the cytosolic cAMP level is elevated in the presence of glucose and low upon growth on acetate, it is conceivable that it is unable to function as an activator under acetate conditions (PubMed:18355281); Contains 1 cyclic nucleotide-binding domain; Contains 1 HTH crp-type DNA-binding domain.), translated as MEEFSGLKKSIFFRKGEAILEEGQNPKGVFCLKTGKCKLFTRGFNGKEQILRIVQSGDVIGYRSLLSEEQFSASAVALEDTWACFIPEVYFTKVLTHNPKLNKEIMKVAMHELGEAGKQITSLAQKTVRERLADEFLHLEDRMGLDEEGFINISLTREEIANVIGTATESAIRLISEFKSDGLIEVKGRRFRLLDREKLRKISTF; from the coding sequence ATGGAAGAGTTTAGCGGTTTGAAAAAATCTATATTCTTTCGTAAGGGTGAGGCTATCTTAGAAGAAGGCCAAAATCCAAAGGGTGTTTTTTGTTTAAAAACAGGGAAATGTAAATTATTTACAAGAGGATTTAATGGAAAAGAACAAATACTTCGAATTGTACAATCAGGTGATGTTATCGGATATCGTTCCTTATTAAGTGAAGAACAATTTTCTGCATCAGCTGTTGCTTTAGAAGATACTTGGGCATGCTTTATTCCTGAGGTATATTTTACAAAAGTCCTAACTCATAACCCTAAATTGAACAAAGAAATCATGAAGGTAGCTATGCACGAACTAGGTGAAGCTGGTAAACAAATTACAAGCTTAGCACAAAAAACAGTACGTGAAAGATTAGCTGATGAATTTTTACATTTAGAAGATCGAATGGGATTGGATGAGGAAGGTTTTATTAATATTTCATTGACAAGAGAAGAAATTGCCAATGTGATAGGAACTGCAACTGAATCTGCTATTCGATTAATTTCTGAATTTAAATCAGATGGTTTAATTGAGGTAAAAGGAAGGCGTTTTCGACTACTGGATAGGGAAAAACTAAGAAAAATAAGTACATTTTAA
- the copA|ATP7 gene encoding cu(+) exporting ATPase (FixI is a pump of a specific cation involved in symbiotic nitrogen fixation. The four proteins FixG, FixH, FixI, and FixS may participate in a membrane-bound complex coupling the FixI cation pump with a redox process catalyzed by FixG. Belongs to the cation transport ATPase (P-type) (TC 3.A.3) family. Type IB subfamily; Contains 1 HMA domain.; KEGG: smg:SMGWSS_150 Cu+-exporting ATPase), translating to MNKTCYHCGKESENDLFFIDEKAFCCNGCKTVYEILNEHNLSEFYSLNQHPGIEPDKKSLQQFNFLDTEKVFNQIVDFSDGGFTVVTFFIPVIHCTSCIWLLESLPKFHEHVTQCQVNFTKKTITITYENEHCQLSDLAKFLTQLGYKPIVSLETVEKKQNIFVNRRLMLQLAVAFFCAGNIMLLAFPDYVGADSKWLEGDFKTFFSWLMLILSLPVVLYSAQDYFKSAFKGIEHDNFNIDVPISIGILTLFFRSSYEVITGIGYGYFDSLAGFVFFLLIGKYFQQSTYNFLSFDRDYKSFYPIAITRISNDKEENIILSDLKKGDRILIRNEEIIPADAILIKGEANIDNSFVTGESRLIEKKSGDKIFAGGKQIGGAIEVETIKEIDQSYLTKLWNNKAFKKRDNFKIITDRISKKFTIAVILIAILTGVVWWFIDSSRVFEIVTAVLIVACPCALALSAPFTFGNMMRIMAKRGLYVKDTSTIENMATIDTIIFDKTGTITENETAKVVFVGQELTQTDKIAIKSLTKNSNHPLSRIVYNHLNDINPLEEIKNFKENPGKGSQATVNSENWKLGSASFIETDLDFQINQTKVYVKKEDEIKGYFKIENKYRNSVSQVINRLKRNFKLAVLSGDNDSEKGNLTKIMSEKTPLFFNQTPQDKLNYIQQLQKEDKKVMMIGDGLNDAGALKQSDAGISIADNINSFSPSCDAILDGKSFKQLPSLLQMSKYAVSLLKTSFVISLLYNVIGLSFAVMGYLSPLVAAILMPLSSISVVIFATLSTYLVGKLEKTQ from the coding sequence ATGAATAAAACATGTTACCATTGTGGTAAAGAGTCTGAAAACGACCTTTTTTTTATAGATGAGAAAGCATTTTGTTGCAATGGCTGTAAGACTGTTTATGAAATTTTGAATGAACATAACCTTTCTGAATTCTATTCTTTAAATCAACATCCTGGAATTGAACCTGATAAAAAAAGCCTTCAACAATTCAATTTTTTAGATACTGAAAAAGTTTTCAATCAAATCGTAGATTTTTCTGATGGTGGATTTACTGTAGTGACTTTTTTTATACCTGTTATTCATTGTACATCATGTATTTGGTTATTAGAGAGTTTACCTAAGTTTCATGAACATGTTACGCAGTGTCAAGTAAATTTTACTAAAAAAACCATTACAATTACTTATGAAAATGAGCATTGTCAGTTATCAGATTTGGCAAAATTTTTAACACAATTAGGTTATAAACCTATTGTTTCTCTCGAAACAGTAGAGAAGAAGCAAAATATTTTTGTTAACCGAAGGTTAATGTTACAGCTAGCTGTTGCCTTTTTCTGTGCAGGAAATATTATGTTATTAGCTTTCCCAGATTATGTTGGAGCTGATTCTAAATGGTTAGAAGGTGATTTCAAAACTTTCTTTAGTTGGCTAATGCTCATTCTGAGTTTACCAGTGGTTTTATATTCTGCTCAAGATTATTTCAAATCAGCTTTTAAAGGAATTGAACATGATAATTTCAATATTGATGTTCCGATTTCAATAGGAATTCTCACCTTATTCTTTCGTAGTAGTTATGAGGTTATTACAGGAATTGGGTATGGATACTTTGATAGTTTAGCAGGCTTTGTTTTCTTTTTATTGATAGGAAAATATTTTCAACAAAGCACCTATAATTTTCTTTCATTTGATCGAGATTATAAATCGTTTTACCCTATTGCAATTACAAGAATTTCAAACGATAAAGAAGAAAATATTATATTATCTGATCTTAAAAAAGGAGATCGGATTTTAATTAGGAATGAAGAAATTATACCTGCAGATGCTATATTAATTAAAGGAGAAGCTAATATTGATAATAGTTTTGTTACAGGAGAATCTCGTCTAATTGAGAAAAAAAGTGGAGATAAAATTTTTGCTGGAGGAAAACAAATAGGAGGTGCCATAGAAGTAGAAACTATTAAGGAAATCGATCAAAGTTATCTTACCAAACTTTGGAATAATAAAGCCTTCAAAAAAAGAGATAATTTTAAAATAATTACAGATCGAATAAGTAAAAAATTTACTATTGCTGTTATTTTAATTGCAATTCTAACAGGAGTTGTTTGGTGGTTTATTGATTCTTCACGAGTATTTGAAATTGTAACGGCAGTTTTAATTGTAGCATGTCCATGTGCTTTAGCCCTTTCTGCACCTTTTACTTTTGGTAATATGATGCGAATTATGGCAAAAAGAGGTCTTTATGTAAAAGATACTTCTACTATTGAAAATATGGCCACAATTGATACTATCATATTTGATAAAACAGGAACCATCACTGAAAATGAAACAGCAAAAGTTGTTTTTGTAGGTCAAGAATTAACTCAAACTGACAAAATAGCTATAAAATCTCTTACAAAAAACTCCAATCATCCTTTAAGCCGAATTGTATACAATCATTTAAACGATATTAACCCTCTTGAGGAAATTAAGAATTTTAAGGAAAACCCTGGGAAAGGTTCTCAAGCTACTGTAAATTCTGAAAATTGGAAACTAGGATCAGCCTCTTTTATTGAAACTGATTTAGATTTTCAAATTAATCAGACTAAAGTTTATGTGAAAAAGGAAGATGAAATCAAAGGTTATTTTAAAATTGAAAATAAATATCGAAATTCTGTTTCTCAAGTAATCAATCGACTTAAAAGAAACTTCAAGTTAGCTGTTTTATCAGGTGATAATGATTCTGAAAAAGGAAACCTGACAAAAATCATGTCAGAAAAAACACCTCTCTTTTTTAATCAAACACCTCAAGATAAACTGAATTATATTCAACAATTACAAAAAGAGGATAAAAAAGTGATGATGATTGGAGATGGGCTAAACGATGCAGGAGCTCTTAAACAAAGCGATGCAGGTATTTCAATAGCTGATAATATTAATAGTTTTTCGCCTTCTTGTGATGCTATTTTAGATGGAAAATCATTTAAACAATTACCTTCTTTATTACAGATGTCAAAATACGCTGTATCCCTTTTGAAAACTAGCTTTGTTATTAGTTTACTTTATAATGTTATTGGGTTAAGTTTTGCGGTTATGGGCTATCTTTCTCCTCTAGTTGCAGCCATCTTGATGCCTCTAAGTTCTATCTCGGTAGTAATTTTCGCAACGCTTTCCACTTATTTAGTTGGTAAACTTGAAAAAACTCAGTAA
- the deoC|DERA gene encoding deoxyribose-phosphate aldolase (Catalyzes a reversible aldol reaction between acetaldehyde and D-glyceraldehyde 3-phosphate to generate 2-deoxy- D-ribose 5-phosphate; Belongs to the DeoC/FbaB aldolase family. DeoC type 1 subfamily.; KEGG: fjo:Fjoh_1656 deoxyribose-phosphate aldolase), whose product MKLNEFLDSTYLKTPKQANLTQAQTQQKVEELTKEAIEHNFKLIMIRPEFVKLGREMIDTSESNVLVGTVIGFHEGTDSIANKLKEAQKAIDDGADELDFVINYEAFKKEDLITVKDEIYQGTKICLENGKVAKWIIEIAALKDEQIASITSLIRNVVISNFGNKDAEKVFVKSSTGFYPTENGKPAGATFEGIQIMKDNSGPLPIKAAGGVRTADDAKKMIELGVTRIGTSSALSLTQGVESESNY is encoded by the coding sequence ATGAAATTAAACGAATTTTTAGATTCGACTTATTTAAAAACACCTAAGCAGGCAAATCTAACACAAGCACAAACACAACAAAAAGTAGAAGAACTAACTAAAGAAGCAATTGAACATAATTTTAAATTAATCATGATACGTCCTGAATTTGTAAAATTAGGTCGTGAGATGATTGATACCTCAGAATCCAATGTTTTAGTAGGAACCGTTATTGGTTTTCATGAAGGGACAGATTCTATTGCAAATAAATTAAAGGAAGCTCAAAAAGCTATTGATGATGGAGCTGACGAACTCGATTTTGTCATTAATTATGAAGCATTTAAAAAAGAAGATTTAATTACAGTTAAAGACGAAATATACCAAGGAACTAAAATCTGTTTAGAAAATGGTAAAGTTGCCAAATGGATTATTGAAATTGCAGCTTTAAAAGATGAACAAATCGCCTCTATTACTTCATTAATTCGAAATGTAGTAATTTCCAATTTTGGAAATAAAGATGCTGAAAAGGTTTTTGTAAAATCTTCAACAGGGTTTTATCCAACTGAAAATGGGAAGCCAGCAGGTGCAACTTTTGAAGGAATTCAAATTATGAAAGATAATTCAGGACCTCTTCCTATTAAGGCAGCTGGAGGAGTACGTACCGCTGACGATGCAAAGAAAATGATTGAATTAGGTGTTACACGCATTGGTACCTCTTCAGCACTTTCTTTAACTCAGGGTGTTGAATCTGAAAGTAATTATTAA
- a CDS encoding regulatory protein (Activator of asnA transcriptio; autogenous regulator of its own transcriptio; and repressor of the expression of gidA at a post-transcriptional level; Contains 1 HTH asnC-type DNA-binding domain.): MKYKDQHTIVLDGIDKIILNNLSDNARQSIAQIAKIVGVSPTAIHQRIRKLEESGLITGSRMEFNPNVVGYSTIAFIGIYLDKSSSYANVISSIKDISEVIEAHYTTGNYAIFAKVLCKDNNHLMNVLNGSIQSIKGIIRTETIISLDQKINRQLKF; this comes from the coding sequence ATGAAATATAAAGATCAACATACAATCGTATTAGATGGAATCGATAAAATTATTTTAAATAATTTATCAGATAATGCACGTCAATCCATTGCCCAGATAGCAAAAATTGTAGGGGTTTCTCCCACTGCGATTCATCAAAGAATTAGAAAATTAGAAGAATCAGGATTGATAACGGGAAGTCGTATGGAATTCAATCCCAATGTAGTAGGTTATTCAACTATTGCTTTTATTGGAATTTATTTAGATAAATCGAGTAGCTATGCTAATGTCATTTCATCGATAAAAGACATTTCAGAAGTGATCGAAGCACATTATACTACCGGAAATTATGCTATCTTTGCAAAAGTTTTATGTAAAGACAATAATCATTTAATGAATGTTTTGAATGGTTCTATACAAAGTATAAAAGGAATTATTCGAACAGAAACCATTATATCATTAGATCAGAAAATTAATAGACAATTAAAATTTTAG
- the IMPA|suhB gene encoding inositol-phosphate phosphatase (Converts 3'(2')-phosphoadenosine 5'-phosphate (PAP) to AMP. May also convert adenosine 3'-phosphate 5'-phosphosulfate (PAPS) to adenosine 5'-phosphosulfate (APS) (By similarity); Belongs to the inositol monophosphatase family.; KEGG: lil:LA_2315 myo-inositol-1(or 4)-monophosphatase) produces MVKKFLFNTIQTVLEAGKEILTIYNQDFEITIKKDQSPVTEADLRAHQIIEPVLQKTGFPVLSEEGHHFSKEERTQWETYWLIDPIDGTKEFINKTDEFCICIALIHKRKPILGVLYAPALQKLYFASEETGSFLLLNPQKENKLEKYLSKSLRLPLQKEVLQNYIFLTSVSFYDKLTKAYVAEVQKKHPNFKEHALGSCLKLGYFAEGKASEYTRLFSLKEWDLAAGHAICKYAGFDVLEFGTKNEIEYNNADMKVKAFSVKVV; encoded by the coding sequence ATGGTTAAAAAATTTCTTTTCAATACTATTCAAACTGTTCTAGAAGCAGGAAAAGAAATTTTAACTATTTATAATCAGGATTTTGAAATAACAATAAAAAAAGATCAATCTCCTGTTACAGAAGCTGATTTAAGAGCTCATCAAATTATAGAACCAGTCTTACAAAAGACTGGTTTTCCTGTTTTAAGCGAAGAAGGGCATCATTTTTCAAAAGAAGAACGAACACAATGGGAAACCTATTGGCTTATCGATCCTATAGATGGTACTAAAGAATTTATTAATAAAACAGATGAATTTTGTATATGTATAGCCCTTATTCATAAAAGGAAGCCTATTTTGGGAGTATTATACGCTCCTGCCTTACAAAAACTATATTTTGCTTCTGAAGAAACAGGGTCTTTTTTACTTCTAAATCCTCAAAAAGAAAATAAATTAGAAAAGTATCTTTCGAAATCTCTACGCTTGCCTTTACAAAAAGAAGTTTTACAGAATTATATCTTTTTAACTAGTGTTTCTTTTTATGATAAGTTAACTAAAGCTTATGTAGCAGAAGTTCAAAAAAAACATCCTAATTTTAAAGAACATGCTTTAGGGTCATGTCTAAAACTAGGTTATTTTGCAGAAGGGAAGGCTTCTGAATATACACGTTTATTTTCATTAAAAGAATGGGATCTTGCTGCTGGACATGCTATTTGTAAATATGCAGGATTTGATGTTTTAGAATTTGGAACAAAAAATGAGATAGAATATAATAATGCAGATATGAAAGTAAAAGCATTTTCTGTAAAAGTAGTTTAA
- the ccoNO gene encoding cytochrome-c oxidase (Cytochrome c oxidase is the component of the respiratory chain that catalyzes the reduction of oxygen to water. Subunits 1- 3 form the functional core of the enzyme complex. Co I is the catalytic subunit of the enzyme. Electrons originating in cytochrome c or a quinol are transferred to the bimetallic center formed by a high-spin heme and copper B. Belongs to the heme-copper respiratory oxidase family.; KEGG: cpi:Cpin_0681 cytochrome c oxidase cbb3-type subunit I/II) → MELQKFSYDNKIVKYFLYATIFWGVVGFLLGVTVASLLFYPDLWQDIFGQNVAPLGYGRLRMLHTSAVIFAFVGNAIFAGVYYSMQRLLKTRMYSDALSWANFWGWQIMIVLVVVTFFLGINTSKEYAEHEWPIDILITVVWVIFGINMFGTIFKRRVHHLYVAIWFYIATFFAVAILHIFNNLELPVSLWKSYSAYAGVQDALMQWWYGHNAVAFFLTTPVLGLMYYFVPKAANRPVFSYKLSIIHFWSLIFIYIWAGPHHLLYTALPNWTQVLGTVFSIMLIAPSWGGMLNGLLTLRGAWDKVAKDPILKFFVVALTCYGMATFEGPLLATKTLNTIGHFTNWVIAHVHVGALGWNGMIIFGMTYYLVPKMWNTKLHSVGMANAHFWLATLGIILYVIPIYWAGFAEYQMLSEFTPQGTLANKNFLETLTIVKPMYIIRAIGGVLYLTGSIIMIVNVWKTVSKGSFTSNEEVEAPAINKGTPRQSGEGFHTWLERMPVQLSIGSAIALLIGSLIEVAPTLLSDFKSDEVIVNTLTPLEVEGRDIYIKEGCNACHSQMVRPFRDEVKRYSTPELGFSKSEMFIYDHPFLWGSRRTGPDLGFEGARNPNPAWHYKHFINPRYVEEASIMPAYPWLLANTLDISQAQDKMETLRSLGVPYTDEDIQDAEVWIDEQREEIFNLLMADGTSEPVKFYEEAAGLTQIKDLEHQIIETLVDPQADLEDELAGLEEGSPEYKKVEAEIKAIDKKLDAKNIEMEKLTNKLAQEYKEQISNSEVIALIAYIRSLGTKIEFKD, encoded by the coding sequence ATGGAACTTCAAAAATTTAGTTACGACAACAAGATTGTCAAGTATTTTTTGTATGCCACAATTTTTTGGGGAGTAGTTGGATTCCTTCTAGGAGTTACAGTCGCTTCTCTATTGTTTTACCCAGATTTATGGCAAGATATTTTTGGTCAAAACGTAGCGCCGTTAGGATACGGTCGTTTAAGAATGTTGCATACCAGTGCCGTAATTTTCGCATTCGTTGGAAATGCTATTTTCGCAGGGGTTTATTACTCCATGCAACGATTGCTTAAAACCAGAATGTATAGTGATGCCTTGAGTTGGGCAAACTTCTGGGGATGGCAAATTATGATCGTATTAGTAGTAGTAACCTTCTTTTTAGGAATCAATACCTCTAAAGAATATGCTGAACACGAATGGCCAATTGATATCCTAATCACAGTGGTTTGGGTCATCTTTGGAATTAACATGTTTGGTACTATCTTTAAAAGAAGAGTACACCATTTATATGTAGCTATTTGGTTTTACATTGCAACATTCTTTGCTGTAGCCATTTTACATATATTTAATAATTTAGAATTACCAGTTTCTTTATGGAAATCATACTCTGCTTACGCTGGAGTTCAAGATGCTTTAATGCAATGGTGGTATGGACATAATGCAGTAGCTTTCTTTTTAACTACTCCAGTGTTAGGTCTTATGTACTATTTTGTACCTAAAGCAGCTAATAGACCTGTATTCTCGTATAAATTATCAATTATTCACTTTTGGTCATTAATTTTTATTTATATCTGGGCAGGTCCTCACCACTTATTATATACCGCATTACCTAACTGGACACAGGTTCTAGGAACTGTATTCTCGATCATGTTAATTGCTCCATCTTGGGGAGGTATGTTAAACGGATTATTAACTTTACGTGGTGCTTGGGATAAAGTAGCTAAAGATCCTATTTTAAAATTCTTTGTTGTAGCTTTAACATGTTATGGTATGGCAACTTTTGAAGGACCATTATTAGCTACAAAAACATTAAATACAATAGGACACTTTACTAACTGGGTAATTGCACACGTTCACGTTGGTGCTCTTGGATGGAATGGTATGATTATTTTTGGTATGACGTATTACTTAGTTCCAAAAATGTGGAATACTAAACTACATTCAGTAGGTATGGCTAATGCCCATTTCTGGTTAGCAACATTAGGTATTATTTTATATGTAATTCCAATCTATTGGGCTGGATTTGCAGAATATCAAATGTTATCAGAATTTACACCACAAGGAACATTAGCAAATAAAAACTTCCTTGAAACTTTAACTATTGTTAAGCCTATGTATATTATACGTGCAATCGGAGGTGTACTATACTTGACAGGTAGTATCATCATGATTGTAAACGTATGGAAAACAGTTTCAAAAGGATCGTTTACATCAAATGAAGAAGTTGAAGCTCCTGCTATTAATAAAGGAACACCAAGACAATCTGGAGAAGGATTCCATACTTGGTTAGAAAGAATGCCAGTTCAATTATCTATTGGTTCTGCTATCGCATTATTGATAGGATCATTAATTGAAGTTGCTCCTACATTATTAAGTGATTTCAAAAGTGATGAAGTTATCGTAAACACATTAACACCTTTAGAAGTAGAAGGGCGTGATATCTATATTAAAGAAGGATGTAATGCTTGTCATTCACAGATGGTTCGTCCATTCCGTGACGAAGTAAAACGTTACTCTACTCCAGAATTAGGTTTCTCTAAATCAGAAATGTTTATTTATGATCATCCATTCTTATGGGGATCAAGAAGAACTGGACCTGATTTAGGATTTGAAGGAGCTCGTAACCCGAATCCAGCTTGGCATTATAAACACTTTATTAATCCTCGTTATGTTGAAGAAGCATCTATTATGCCTGCATATCCGTGGTTGTTAGCTAATACGTTGGATATAAGTCAGGCACAAGACAAAATGGAAACATTACGTAGTCTTGGAGTTCCTTATACCGACGAAGATATTCAAGATGCAGAAGTTTGGATAGATGAACAAAGAGAAGAAATCTTTAATTTATTAATGGCAGATGGTACTTCTGAACCGGTTAAGTTTTACGAAGAGGCTGCTGGGTTGACTCAAATAAAAGATTTAGAGCATCAAATTATAGAAACATTAGTAGATCCTCAAGCTGATTTAGAGGATGAGCTAGCTGGATTAGAAGAAGGATCTCCTGAATACAAAAAGGTTGAAGCTGAAATCAAGGCTATCGATAAGAAACTAGATGCTAAAAATATTGAAATGGAAAAACTTACTAATAAGTTAGCTCAAGAATATAAAGAGCAGATTTCCAACAGTGAAGTGATTGCATTGATTGCATATATTAGAAGTTTAGGAACTAAAATTGAATTCAAAGACTAA
- a CDS encoding protein RdxA (Predicted to be involved in a redox process. Contains 2 4Fe-4S ferredoxin-type domains.) encodes MKPEHIEEDSFRDHVSTMDSEGSRNWVYPRKPKGKYTNYRTYVSYVLLLILFITPFLHLIIPSLKNQFFMLNIIDNKFSIFGFMFFTQDFFLFAIGMVTSLVFIILFTVVYGRIFCGWICPQTIFMEMVFRKIEYAIEGDRNKQMKLDRQEWDAEKTWKRALKWSIFALISFIIANIFLMYVIGTERVLKYITEGPLEHIELFFGLLIFTGIFYFVFAWFREQACTMVCPYGRLQSVLIDQDTIVVAYDYKRGEGTKGRAKFRKTVDRKAEGIGDCIDCNQCVVVCPTGIDIRNGTQLECVNCTACMDACDEVMEKVGFETGLIRYASEFSIKNETKPRFTFRSKAYTVLLVMLTGLLTSLLFMRSSYEVKIFHQRGNTKAYETKGNLIINTYEFVVTNKTADSAQLKFKLVEPRGGINVMNDDDEIVELIPQETIKGRFKASIRQSRLLGAKELKIEVYNKTTNELIDTKTVKYNKP; translated from the coding sequence ATGAAACCAGAACACATTGAAGAAGATTCATTTAGAGACCATGTCTCTACTATGGACTCAGAAGGAAGTCGTAATTGGGTTTACCCTAGAAAGCCTAAAGGTAAATACACTAATTATAGAACTTATGTGAGTTATGTTTTACTGCTTATATTATTTATAACCCCATTCTTACATCTGATTATACCCAGCTTAAAAAATCAATTTTTTATGCTTAACATAATCGATAATAAATTCTCCATTTTTGGATTTATGTTTTTCACTCAAGATTTCTTCCTATTTGCGATAGGAATGGTTACATCTTTAGTGTTTATCATACTTTTTACCGTTGTTTATGGACGTATTTTCTGTGGGTGGATTTGTCCTCAAACTATTTTTATGGAAATGGTTTTTAGGAAAATTGAATATGCTATTGAAGGTGATCGAAACAAGCAAATGAAATTAGATCGCCAAGAATGGGATGCTGAAAAAACATGGAAAAGAGCTTTGAAATGGTCTATTTTTGCTTTAATATCATTCATTATTGCCAATATATTCTTAATGTATGTTATTGGAACGGAGCGTGTTTTAAAATATATTACTGAGGGGCCTTTAGAACATATTGAACTTTTCTTTGGATTACTCATTTTTACTGGAATATTTTATTTTGTTTTTGCTTGGTTTAGAGAACAAGCCTGTACGATGGTTTGCCCATATGGTAGATTACAAAGTGTTTTAATTGATCAAGATACCATTGTAGTAGCCTATGATTACAAAAGAGGAGAAGGAACTAAAGGACGTGCGAAATTTAGAAAAACAGTAGACCGAAAAGCAGAAGGAATTGGAGATTGTATTGACTGTAATCAATGTGTTGTTGTGTGTCCGACAGGAATTGATATTCGTAATGGAACGCAATTGGAATGTGTAAACTGTACTGCTTGTATGGATGCCTGTGATGAAGTAATGGAGAAAGTAGGTTTTGAAACAGGACTGATTCGATATGCATCTGAATTTAGTATTAAAAATGAAACCAAACCTCGTTTTACTTTTAGATCTAAAGCTTATACGGTTTTACTTGTGATGTTAACTGGACTATTAACTAGCTTACTTTTTATGAGAAGTAGTTATGAAGTTAAAATTTTCCATCAGCGTGGCAACACTAAAGCTTATGAAACAAAAGGAAATTTAATTATCAATACATATGAATTTGTTGTCACTAATAAAACAGCCGATTCGGCACAATTGAAATTTAAATTAGTAGAACCAAGAGGTGGAATTAATGTTATGAACGATGATGATGAAATTGTAGAATTGATTCCTCAAGAAACAATTAAAGGAAGGTTTAAGGCCTCTATTCGACAGTCACGCCTATTAGGTGCAAAAGAATTGAAGATAGAAGTTTATAATAAGACTACTAACGAATTAATCGATACAAAAACAGTTAAATATAACAAACCTTAA